In a single window of the Aridibaculum aurantiacum genome:
- a CDS encoding methylglyoxal synthase, protein MADGIALAILLHHIQKLAPSFKEKYMTAKRSLPLQKRIALIAHDNKKSELIEWAVYNKQALLKHSLIATGTTGSLLEKKLDTQVLKLYSGPLGGDQQIGAMIAEGKIDIVIFFWDPMSAQPHDSDVKALLRLAVAWNIIIACNRTTADFILTSHLMKHENEIILSDYSNYLNRKI, encoded by the coding sequence ATGGCAGATGGCATAGCATTGGCTATTCTTCTGCATCACATACAAAAACTAGCACCTAGTTTTAAAGAAAAATATATGACAGCTAAACGTTCATTGCCACTTCAAAAAAGAATTGCACTTATAGCACACGACAACAAGAAATCTGAACTGATAGAGTGGGCTGTTTATAACAAACAAGCTCTTTTAAAACATTCATTGATAGCTACCGGCACTACGGGTTCTTTACTGGAAAAAAAGCTGGATACCCAGGTGTTGAAACTTTACAGCGGCCCGCTGGGCGGCGACCAACAAATAGGCGCCATGATAGCTGAAGGAAAAATAGACATTGTAATTTTCTTTTGGGATCCTATGTCAGCACAACCACATGACAGCGATGTAAAAGCACTTTTGAGATTGGCAGTAGCTTGGAATATCATCATTGCCTGTAACCGTACCACTGCCGACTTCATTCTCACATCTCACCTCATGAAACACGAAAATGAGATCATCCTTTCTGATTATTCCAACTACTTAAACAGGAAGATCTAG
- a CDS encoding BON domain-containing protein: MANYNRDWDESRRGMHQPWNDNRYDERRMDDYHQGNRRNDQRDDNYDRRELRGLNDDQEKNWGRRRDDFSDNWGSKNSRRSSDDNYYNRNMYGGENHRTGRGSMTGRDFGYDPYESNRGYGRGSSSYRDYEHDSRSRYNDRDWWDKTRDEVSSWFGDEDAARRRRMDEIQDNHRGRGPKGYIRSDERITDDVNDRLMEDPHLDASDIEIKVENGDVVMTGMVRSRYEKRHAEDIVESVSGVKNVENRLRVGSSNSYNSGSGSMMNNQRSGDSNFGASGASPVGAFDTSKPDDPGTL; this comes from the coding sequence ATGGCCAATTACAACAGGGACTGGGATGAAAGCCGCAGAGGCATGCACCAGCCATGGAATGACAATAGGTACGATGAGCGCCGGATGGATGATTACCACCAGGGAAACCGGCGGAACGATCAGCGGGATGATAATTATGACAGGCGGGAACTTCGTGGACTAAACGATGACCAGGAGAAGAATTGGGGCAGAAGAAGAGATGACTTTAGCGATAACTGGGGAAGCAAGAACAGCCGCCGCTCCAGTGATGATAACTACTATAACAGGAACATGTATGGCGGCGAAAACCACAGGACCGGCCGCGGCAGCATGACTGGTCGTGACTTTGGCTATGACCCTTACGAAAGTAACAGGGGTTATGGACGGGGCAGTTCCTCTTACCGGGATTATGAACATGATAGCCGGAGCCGCTACAATGACCGCGACTGGTGGGATAAAACAAGAGACGAAGTATCATCGTGGTTTGGTGATGAGGACGCAGCCCGCCGTCGCCGCATGGATGAAATCCAGGATAATCATCGTGGACGTGGGCCTAAAGGATATATACGCAGCGATGAAAGAATAACTGATGATGTGAATGACCGGCTAATGGAAGATCCGCATTTAGATGCTTCTGATATAGAAATTAAAGTAGAGAATGGTGATGTGGTGATGACCGGTATGGTTAGATCACGTTATGAAAAACGCCATGCAGAAGATATAGTGGAGTCTGTATCGGGTGTAAAGAATGTAGAGAACAGGCTGCGGGTAGGAAGTAGCAACAGCTACAATAGTGGTAGTGGAAGTATGATGAATAACCAACGTTCAGGCGATAGTAATTTTGGAGCAAGTGGAGCCTCACCGGTTGGAGCATTTGATACAAGCAAACCTGATGATCCAGGTACATTGTAG
- a CDS encoding nucleotidyltransferase, translating into MIITDEQKKEAHAFYKEALTILNECDARYMLGGGFAMFHYTGIYRDTKDLDIFCKPADYPKFLKHFADKGYKTELTDVRWLAKVFKGDHFVDLIFDTVNNICRVDDTWLERAPAANLFDVDVKILPPEELVWCKIYVQNRERFDGADVNHILLKYGKNLDWNHLLFRLDQHWHLLLAQLLIFQFVYPADFHEIIPRWLFDELMRRAHEQYDLPSPVERVCRGPIIDQTQYMVDIKEWDYKVTTIKTV; encoded by the coding sequence ATGATAATTACGGACGAACAAAAAAAGGAAGCGCACGCTTTTTACAAAGAAGCACTGACTATACTTAATGAATGCGATGCACGCTATATGCTGGGAGGCGGATTTGCAATGTTTCACTACACTGGAATTTACCGCGATACCAAAGACCTTGATATATTTTGCAAGCCAGCTGACTATCCAAAATTTTTAAAACATTTTGCCGATAAAGGTTATAAAACAGAATTGACTGATGTTCGTTGGCTGGCCAAGGTTTTTAAAGGTGACCATTTTGTTGACCTGATATTTGACACGGTGAATAATATATGCCGGGTAGACGATACATGGCTGGAACGAGCACCTGCTGCTAATTTATTTGATGTAGATGTGAAGATACTTCCGCCGGAAGAACTGGTATGGTGTAAGATATATGTGCAAAACAGGGAAAGATTTGATGGAGCTGATGTTAACCACATCCTTTTGAAGTATGGTAAGAACCTTGATTGGAACCACCTGCTTTTCCGCCTTGACCAGCACTGGCATTTACTGCTTGCCCAGTTATTGATTTTCCAATTCGTTTACCCGGCTGATTTTCACGAGATCATTCCAAGATGGTTGTTTGATGAACTGATGCGCCGTGCACATGAGCAGTACGATCTGCCATCGCCGGTAGAGCGTGTATGCCGTGGACCTATTATAGACCAGACACAGTATATGGTGGACATTAAAGAATGGGATTATAAAGTAACTACAATAAAAACGGTTTAA
- a CDS encoding metallophosphoesterase family protein, giving the protein MADHKVRIAAVADIHVRENDKGKWVDYFKEVSSKADVLLICGDLTDTGDEAEAQVLSEELKSCSIPVVGVLGNHDYEKGRHKLIRQIVQSHNVHILNGEAIVIKGVGFAGVKGFGGGFDNYMLSMFGEGAMKAFVQEAVEEALHLDRALARLDSDHPDITKIVVMHYSPIKATLVGEPEPIYPFLGCSRLAEPLGRRNVAAAFHGHAHVGTLEGETAGGIKVYNVAKPILLKAGYQVPYYMFEVDLSPEEVEA; this is encoded by the coding sequence ATGGCTGATCATAAAGTACGAATAGCTGCTGTTGCTGATATACATGTGAGGGAAAATGACAAAGGGAAATGGGTTGATTATTTCAAGGAAGTATCCAGCAAAGCAGACGTCCTGCTGATATGCGGAGACCTTACCGATACAGGTGATGAAGCAGAAGCCCAGGTGCTGAGTGAAGAATTAAAATCCTGCTCTATACCTGTAGTGGGTGTATTGGGTAACCATGATTATGAAAAAGGCAGGCATAAGCTGATAAGGCAGATCGTGCAAAGCCATAATGTGCATATTCTAAATGGTGAAGCTATCGTGATAAAAGGAGTTGGTTTTGCTGGTGTAAAAGGCTTTGGTGGCGGCTTTGATAATTATATGCTTTCGATGTTTGGTGAAGGTGCTATGAAAGCATTTGTGCAAGAGGCAGTGGAAGAGGCACTTCATCTTGACCGTGCTTTGGCTCGACTGGATTCAGATCATCCTGATATCACTAAAATTGTAGTAATGCATTATTCTCCTATCAAAGCAACACTCGTCGGTGAGCCTGAACCTATCTACCCGTTTCTTGGTTGTTCAAGACTTGCAGAACCATTGGGCCGCCGGAATGTTGCTGCTGCATTTCATGGGCATGCACATGTAGGTACATTGGAAGGTGAAACAGCAGGCGGTATAAAAGTGTATAATGTAGCCAAACCCATTTTATTGAAAGCCGGTTACCAGGTGCCGTATTATATGTTCGAAGTTGACTTATCACCCGAAGAAGTAGAAGCGTAG
- the amaB gene encoding L-piperidine-6-carboxylate dehydrogenase, giving the protein MDFLSTLKISATNRGVSTGLIWLDSNGENITSFSPVDGKEIAAVTATDRSTYDVVLTKAQQAFVEWRMWPSPKRGEVVRQIGEALRQYKEPLGKLVSYEMGKSLQEGYGEVQEMIDICDFAVGLSRQLHGLTMHSERPGHRMYEQWHPLGVVGIISAFNFPVAVWSWNTMLAWVCGDVCVWKPSEKTPLCGIACQKIIAEVFERNNVPEGVSCMVQGGREVGEWLANDGRIPLVSATGSTRMGKAVGAAVGARLGRSLLELGGNNAIIISQDADLEMALVGCVFGAVGTAGQRCTSTRRLIIHESVYDSFKQKLVNAYKQLRIGDPLNENNHVGPLIDKDAVNAYLKTIEDCKAQGGNFVVEGGVLEGAGFESGCYVKPCIAEANKEMQVVQHETFAPILYLMKYKDLDEAIAIQNGVPQGLSSSIMTLNLREAEKFLSSEGSDCGIANVNIGTSGAEIGGAFGGEKETGGGRESGSDAWRIYMRRQTNTINYSNKLPLAQGIKFDL; this is encoded by the coding sequence ATGGATTTCTTGTCAACTTTAAAAATTTCAGCTACCAACCGCGGTGTTTCTACAGGATTGATCTGGTTGGATAGCAACGGCGAAAACATAACCTCCTTTTCCCCTGTAGACGGGAAAGAAATAGCAGCCGTAACAGCTACCGATAGGTCAACATATGATGTAGTACTTACCAAAGCACAACAAGCATTTGTAGAATGGCGGATGTGGCCAAGTCCAAAGCGCGGTGAAGTGGTACGCCAGATAGGTGAAGCATTACGCCAATACAAAGAGCCTCTTGGAAAACTGGTAAGCTATGAGATGGGAAAGAGCCTGCAGGAAGGTTATGGCGAAGTGCAGGAGATGATAGACATCTGCGATTTTGCAGTAGGACTTTCGCGGCAATTACACGGCCTTACCATGCACAGCGAACGTCCTGGCCACAGGATGTACGAACAATGGCATCCACTCGGTGTAGTAGGTATCATCAGCGCCTTCAACTTCCCTGTTGCTGTGTGGAGCTGGAATACTATGCTGGCGTGGGTTTGCGGTGATGTGTGCGTGTGGAAGCCAAGTGAAAAAACACCTTTATGCGGCATTGCATGTCAAAAGATAATTGCAGAAGTTTTTGAAAGAAATAATGTACCGGAAGGTGTAAGCTGTATGGTACAAGGAGGACGTGAAGTAGGTGAATGGCTGGCAAATGATGGTCGTATTCCGTTGGTATCTGCAACAGGTTCTACCCGCATGGGCAAAGCTGTAGGAGCAGCGGTTGGTGCCAGATTAGGTCGATCCTTATTAGAACTAGGAGGTAACAATGCCATCATCATAAGCCAGGATGCTGATTTGGAAATGGCGCTTGTTGGTTGTGTGTTTGGTGCGGTAGGTACTGCTGGCCAGCGTTGCACCTCTACCCGCAGGCTTATCATCCACGAAAGCGTGTACGATAGCTTTAAACAAAAGTTGGTAAATGCGTACAAACAACTACGTATTGGTGATCCTCTGAATGAGAATAATCATGTGGGTCCTTTGATAGATAAGGATGCAGTAAATGCCTACCTGAAAACTATTGAAGATTGCAAAGCGCAAGGTGGAAATTTTGTGGTAGAAGGTGGTGTACTGGAAGGTGCAGGTTTTGAAAGTGGCTGTTATGTAAAGCCATGTATAGCGGAAGCAAATAAAGAGATGCAGGTGGTACAGCATGAAACTTTTGCTCCTATACTTTACCTGATGAAATACAAAGATCTTGATGAAGCCATTGCTATACAGAATGGCGTACCACAAGGATTATCATCATCTATCATGACCTTGAACCTACGCGAGGCAGAGAAGTTTTTATCATCTGAAGGAAGTGATTGCGGCATTGCAAACGTAAACATTGGAACAAGTGGCGCAGAGATCGGTGGAGCATTCGGTGGCGAAAAAGAAACTGGTGGCGGAAGAGAAAGCGGCAGTGATGCATGGAGGATTTATATGCGACGCCAGACCAATACCATCAATTACTCAAACAAACTTCCACTTGCTCAAGGAATAAAGTTTGACCTATAA
- a CDS encoding LytR/AlgR family response regulator transcription factor: protein MIRCIAIDDEPLALQLINEFASRIPFLSLEKTFTNPDDAHQYLQEHDIDLLFLDIQMPDVNGIQFYRSLSKKPQVVFTTAFSEYAVEGFNVDAVDYLLKPFEFDRFLKASYKAKEYLEFLSSQELQMASIFVKVDYQLMKINLKDIELIEGLDDYIRIHIKPRSVLTLMTLKSLQEKLPAQEFVRLHRSYIIPVSKIESFGKNKLRVSGKEIPVGSSYGEVYQQLLKSKGLEP from the coding sequence ATGATTCGTTGTATAGCCATAGATGATGAACCATTAGCACTGCAATTGATAAATGAATTTGCTTCGCGCATTCCATTTCTTTCTTTAGAAAAAACATTCACCAATCCTGATGATGCGCACCAATACCTGCAGGAGCATGATATAGACCTACTGTTTTTAGACATCCAAATGCCGGATGTAAACGGCATTCAATTTTATAGATCATTATCAAAAAAGCCACAGGTAGTTTTCACCACAGCATTCAGTGAATATGCAGTAGAAGGATTTAATGTAGACGCAGTAGATTATTTACTTAAGCCTTTCGAGTTCGACCGGTTTCTGAAAGCATCTTATAAAGCGAAAGAATACCTTGAATTCCTAAGCAGCCAGGAATTGCAGATGGCTTCCATATTTGTAAAGGTGGATTACCAGCTAATGAAGATCAACCTGAAAGATATAGAACTGATAGAAGGCTTAGATGATTATATAAGGATACACATAAAGCCACGCTCGGTGCTAACACTGATGACTTTAAAAAGCTTACAGGAGAAACTACCGGCACAAGAGTTTGTTCGACTGCATCGATCTTATATTATCCCTGTAAGTAAAATAGAAAGCTTTGGCAAAAACAAGTTGCGGGTCTCAGGCAAAGAGATACCTGTGGGCAGTAGTTATGGCGAGGTATATCAGCAACTGCTAAAAAGCAAAGGTTTAGAACCATAA
- a CDS encoding sensor histidine kinase, giving the protein MKRYLVIIIHIAAWSCLLLLPFVFSPRFRDPNLHYYIEPYIWMLITLNAYLIAFFYTNTEVLIPRLLFKRKWLWYLLIILGCFIVFIQLPRLFDDALRANLPQEVKEKFARRRRPGGISIFNGSTAVFFLVLTISTCMKVMQQWLQAEKRKREVEKDKVETELSFLRTQINPHFLFNTLNNIYSLAVVKSDATAGTVLKLSSIMRYVLHETKNDWVPLENEIKFLNDFIDLQRVRLTDKTTTTFNVETAVENKLIAPLILVPFVENAFKYGISTKERSSIFLSISANEKEIDFKIENDIVSAETSKLENSGIGLKNTRRRLELLYPGLHQLSIRTENNKYYVHLILQK; this is encoded by the coding sequence TTGAAGCGATACCTCGTTATAATCATTCACATAGCAGCATGGAGTTGTTTGTTATTGTTGCCTTTTGTGTTTTCACCACGCTTTCGCGATCCTAACCTGCACTACTACATCGAGCCATACATCTGGATGCTCATTACGTTGAATGCTTACCTGATCGCTTTCTTTTATACCAATACTGAAGTACTAATTCCAAGATTACTGTTCAAACGAAAGTGGCTTTGGTATTTACTTATCATACTTGGTTGTTTTATTGTTTTCATCCAACTTCCTCGTTTATTCGACGATGCATTACGTGCTAATCTTCCGCAGGAAGTAAAAGAAAAATTTGCTAGAAGAAGACGCCCGGGAGGCATCAGTATCTTCAATGGTTCTACAGCAGTTTTCTTTTTAGTGCTCACCATTAGTACCTGTATGAAAGTGATGCAACAATGGCTACAGGCTGAAAAAAGAAAAAGAGAAGTAGAGAAAGATAAGGTAGAAACAGAATTGTCTTTTTTAAGAACTCAGATCAACCCGCATTTCCTTTTTAATACGCTAAATAATATTTATTCGCTGGCAGTAGTAAAAAGTGATGCAACCGCAGGAACTGTACTGAAGCTTTCATCCATTATGCGTTATGTATTGCATGAAACAAAAAATGATTGGGTGCCGCTTGAAAACGAGATCAAGTTTCTAAATGATTTTATAGACCTGCAAAGGGTAAGACTAACGGATAAAACAACAACAACATTTAATGTAGAAACTGCAGTTGAAAATAAATTGATAGCACCGCTTATCCTGGTTCCTTTTGTAGAAAATGCTTTTAAATACGGCATTAGCACGAAAGAAAGATCTTCCATTTTTTTATCTATTTCTGCCAATGAAAAAGAAATTGATTTTAAAATAGAGAATGATATTGTATCTGCTGAAACCAGCAAATTGGAAAATTCCGGAATTGGTTTAAAAAATACAAGGCGCAGGTTAGAACTACTTTATCCTGGCCTTCACCAATTATCTATCAGGACAGAAAACAACAAATACTACGTTCACCTAATCCTTCAGAAATGA
- the panB gene encoding 3-methyl-2-oxobutanoate hydroxymethyltransferase yields the protein MSVHSEIKKVTTNTLQKLKNKGEKISMITAYDFSFAKLFDQSGIDVILVGDSASNVMAGHETTLPITLDQMIYHASSVIRGINRCLVVVDLPFGSYQSNSEIALASAIRIMKETGAHAIKLEGGEEVVESIKRIVSAGIPVMGHLGLTPQSIYKFGTYSVRAKEELEANKLRSDAQLLQDVGCFAIVLEKIPAALAKEVSESLDVPTIGIGAGMHCDGQVLVMHDMLGINTEFKPRFLRKYLNMAEQVTTAVQQYIKDVKSLDFPNEQEQY from the coding sequence ATGTCTGTTCATTCTGAAATAAAAAAAGTAACAACCAATACTTTACAAAAATTAAAGAACAAAGGCGAAAAGATCTCCATGATCACAGCTTACGACTTTTCTTTCGCTAAATTATTTGATCAGTCAGGCATAGATGTAATACTGGTGGGCGATAGCGCCAGTAATGTGATGGCAGGTCATGAAACCACGCTCCCTATCACGCTTGATCAAATGATCTACCATGCCTCGTCAGTTATCCGCGGAATTAACAGGTGCCTGGTTGTGGTTGATCTTCCATTTGGATCGTACCAGTCAAATAGCGAAATAGCCCTTGCATCTGCTATACGCATCATGAAAGAAACAGGGGCGCACGCTATAAAACTGGAAGGTGGCGAGGAAGTAGTAGAAAGCATCAAGCGCATTGTAAGTGCAGGTATTCCTGTGATGGGTCACCTGGGACTGACGCCTCAATCTATTTATAAATTTGGCACCTACAGCGTAAGAGCAAAAGAAGAACTGGAAGCAAATAAACTGCGCTCCGATGCTCAACTACTGCAGGATGTTGGCTGCTTTGCCATTGTGCTGGAAAAAATTCCGGCAGCACTTGCAAAAGAAGTAAGTGAATCGCTGGATGTTCCTACAATAGGCATTGGTGCCGGCATGCACTGCGATGGACAGGTACTGGTTATGCACGACATGTTAGGCATTAATACTGAATTCAAACCTCGCTTTCTGCGTAAATACCTGAACATGGCAGAGCAGGTAACCACGGCTGTTCAGCAGTATATAAAAGATGTAAAAAGCCTTGACTTCCCAAATGAACAGGAGCAGTATTGA